The segment GACTCCAGACAAGGAACCAAAACCTAGTGATTTAATTCCGTGGTAGAGTTGCTCCTTACCAAGGCGTTGTCCAATTTTAGTGATTCCTACATTGGAAGAACGTACGAGAATGTCACCAAACGAAGCAATGCCGAGTGGATGGACGTCTTCAATTAAGTGTCGTCCAATTCGAAAGCGACCCTGCTCGCAATCAATTGTCTCATTCGGGGTTGCAACTGCATGGTCAAGCGCTAACGCAGCGACAAGTGGCTTAAGTGTCGATCCAGGTTCAAATGAGTCTTCAATCACCGCATTTCTCAATTCACTTAAGTCTTGCAGCGGTTGATTCGGATCGTAGCTTGGAGTTTGCGCCAATGCTAAAATCTCACCACTATCAGCGTCTAGGATCGTGCCAAATATACGCTTGGCCTTAGTGTCGCTTAAGCCCTGCACAAACTCTGCTTCAACAATGGCTTGAATCGATGAGTCAATGGTCAATTCCAGATCTTCGCTCTGATTAATCATTGTGCGAGGATTGCCGACTTCATCGACACTTGCTGCAGCAAGTGTCGCATCAAAAATTGTCTGTTGTTTCCGTGACGGAGCAACAAGCTGGCCGCGCGCATCGCGTCGCAAATTGAGCTGATAGCTGTCGGCCTTAAGTAGGTGATTGAAGGCCAGCTCAACCCCTGAAAGTCCTTGACCATCTGCACCGATGCGGCCGATCAAATTCCCTGCAAGTGTTCCAAGTGGGTACTCACGTTTGTATTCTTGAATAAATTCTAACCCTGGCAACTTTGTCTGCTTAACCTGCTCAGCTTGAGATTTAGTAATCGAGCGAGCCAACCAGGCAAATCGCGACTGACTCTTCAGAATTGCCTCGATTTGACTGGGGGGTCGATCGAGGATCAGGCTCAGTGCCTCACTCCATTTTTCGGGTTGTTGCACTAAATTTGGGTGAATTCCTAGCGAAACCCGCGGCACTGAATATGCAAGGATTTGACCGTTACGATCAGCAACACTAGCTCGCGGTTCCATCACTTCTAAAGTTGTCTGATGCTGCTTTAACGCAAGTAATTTCCAGCGCTCACTTCCATATGCCTGCAAAGCGTAAAGTCTGGCGACTAAGGCCAGGCAGAAAACTGCGATACAAACGAGCACGAGGCGGATGCGAATTACTCGATCAAAGCTCAACCCCAAGGAATCATAGCCGAAAGACGTGGGCCTGTATCTGCTCTGCTGATATTGAGCCTGTTTATAAGCACGATTGTGAGTCCATTTTCTAGGCATAGAGCATTCTTAGTTTCAGAGTTACTAGCCAAGATTAATTCTTCGTACCTGTTGTGGAAGAACTGGAACAAGATTTAATCGACGCTCCACTTCACGTGAGAGCATATTTGGTGAGCGAATCTTTTCTTTTGCTACCTCCAAATCTCTGAGCGCATAGACACTTCGTGTAAGCTCTGCTCGTCGCGCCTCGATATGATATGCCATCTGCGTTGTCGCAATACGCACCCAAATCTGCACAACTAAGCAAAGAAAAATTATTATTCCAAGCATGATTTCAACACGAAAGATAATTTGCGGCCAGTAAATTGTTGGCACTGTTTGACGACGATATGAAATTACTTGCTGATACATTTTGATATCCTTAATAATGTTAAACCTGCTTGCTACTTGTTAATTGAAATACACGGAGTCGCGCGCTGCGTGCGCGCGAATTGGCGGCAATTTCCTGCTCGGATGGCGTAATCGCTTTTTTGGTTAAAACTTTTCCGCGTTGCTCACGCTCCCACTCGCGCATTTTTGCGGTAACTAACTTGTCTTCCGTGGAATGAAAATCAATCACCAGCAGGCGTCCGTGATCGCAGAGCACTTGCAGCGACTGCTCCAGTAAGGCACGAATCTGATCATATTCCTGATTGACCTCAATTCGCACCGCCTGAAAAGGAACCGTTGCGGGGTGCTTACGCTTCGCAGCATTAGGTTTGTAGCCACGTCCTAAAACTTCTTCGCAAATCTGTGCAAATTCTAAAGTACTCTCTAGTGGTCTGCGGTCGATAATTCTTCGCGCTAGCGTCCTACTGCGACTACCCACGCTGCCCTTCAGAAACACCAGCGTCAATTCTCGCTCGGCATACTGATTGAGCACCTGCTCAGCGCTTAATTCTTGTGTCTGATCGAGGCGCATATCGAGCGGTCCAGATTTAGCAAAAGAAAATCCACGCTCTGCTGTATCCATTTGATCACTGGAATAGCCGAGATCGGCAAAAATCGCGGCAACACTCTCAGTAGCAAGTGTGCTTGTAGCAGAAACTACTGCTGCTACCTGCGAGAACTCGGCGTGCTCGAAGGTAATACGGGCTTGATATTTTTCAAGGCGTTTTTTTGCTCGGACCAATGCCAGAGTATCGCGGTCGAGGGCTAATAAATGACGCTCGGGAAACGCCTCTAGTAGTGCTGCCGCATGCCCCCCACCGCCCAGCGTGCAATCAATAATCAGCCCTGCCGGCAGATCTTCTAGGAAAGATAAAACTTCCTGACAAAGCACGGGCTGATGCGCTGTAAATTGATTAACCGCAGGATCAGCCACGACAGATAAAGCCTCCATACCTAACGCTTCAAATCTCTTTCAAGATCGATGTTTGCAAATAATTCTGGATTCTCGAGTAATGCTTGTTCAGCTTCACGGAAGACGAGCTCAAAGACACGCTCATCCCAAATACGAAACCCATCTAACACAGACGCGAAAACTACCTGTTTAGTAATCCCTGCGTACTGAATCAGATGGGTAGGTATTTTAATCCGCCCGTTTCCATCCACACTACATTCGCATGCACGTGAGAAATAAAAATTTTCCAGTTGTTTCAATTTTGGATCAAAGCGACTCTTCCTGAGTAGCTTAGCTTCAAGCTCTTCCCAGACGTCTACTGGATAAGCCTCCAAGCAGCGTGCCCCTTGAGAAATAAAATTTGTGACAACCAGCGATGCTTGTCGGCGCGAATCTAAAGTATCGCGGAAAGCTGCAGGCAAGCTGATGCGTCCCTTATCGTCGAGTGCATGGGTAAACGTTCCACGAAAGGAATAGTTCCTTTGCTGGCTTGGAATTTTCGAACCACTTGAAACCATTTTACCCCATTCTTTCCCACCTAATCCCACTTTACTACCAGAATGGCCTGTAATAATCAAAGCGTTATAATGTTTTAATTTAGAAAAAGTATGGGTAGGACGAAGGCCACTGTAAGGCGTTTAGCTTCTGCCACAGGGACTAATCCCCTGTGGCGCCTGCATACGAGAGACTTTTTGTAGATAATTTATTGCAGCGCGAGGGTTAATTAACAGAGCCTTTGGTGTATTTAAACCAAGAGACCATCTTCAAATTGGGCAGGGCTTACTCAGAGTTCTCTCATCATGAAAACTCAGCGTGTGGCTAAAGTCGCCTAGATTCCTTCCTTAGCCAGCCAGCTATCGAGGAAAGCATAACCTGAACGGCCATTGCAAGTATCTTTGCTTGTGACTTTTGCATCGGGATCGAAAATTGTTATGTGCGGAGCTCCGCAGACACTAAAGCGATCAAGCACTTTATTGATCTCCTCAATCTTGCCGTACATTTCTGCTTTTTTCTGCTCCATTTCAGCTTCGGAAGTTGCAGTGAAGCTCGTGCCCTCCTGCGGGCCTTCAGGGAGATCAATTTTGACAACTTGCACATCACGGCGTCGATTAACAAGTTTACTTAAGCGTGGATTTAATTGTTGGCAAATGCCACATGACTTGGATGTAAACTCAACAATAGTGAATGATCCTTTTTCCGCCAGGTCTTTTAACTGAAAATCAAGATTATAACGAATATCATTAAATGCTGCTTTCGTGATCGAAACACTAACTGGATTACCTTGAACCTTAGTTGGGTCCTGTCCAGGGTTTAAAAATTGCGGGATTGGTATGTAACCAAAATATGTCGCAAGACCAAAGGTAACAAGACCGATAATCAATTTAATCATATCCTTATATTTATCGAGTGCTTAGACAATAATCTTAAGCATTATTGAAAAAAGATTATCCAGCACTAATCTTTCAATAATATTGAATATTTCCCTACTCTATGTTCTTATTTTATTGGGTAGATGTGGTAATTTTGCGCTTAGCCAAGGTTTTGATCGTAGCCACGACCCGACTTAACTTTGATTCAAGATCCTCTAGCAACTGCAGTGTTAATCGAAGAACCTTCGATTAACTGCGTCTTGGTAAATTCATTTTCTGCATCATCTGAATTTACTAAGGCGCAGTGCTTGAAACTGCTTGCCGGAGGTAAAAATGTTTGGAGATCCCGTAATTGATTCAGTCATTGTCGGCCTATTCAGCATGGCGATTGCTGCAATTTGGCTGCTTGAGAAAACAAAACCAAAGAAGAAGCTAACTGACCAAGAGCGAAAACTGCAGTATGAAAGCGATCAAGGTTGTATCTTCATCGGCTTAATTTGCGGACTTTTTGTTGGAGGACTTTTCTACTCTGGATACACCGAAGGGTGGTTTGGAGAGCTTGAAGAAAAATATCAAGCTTGGCAGCAAGCAGCGCCAGTACAATGGCCGAACGATCCGCAAGAGGAAAACTGGTTTGACTGGTGAATACTGCCCCTACCCTACAGACAAGATGGGGATAAGGTTTTTATCCGCGTTAGCGCAAGACCACATCTCCATTTTCAGCGATCTCAAATAATAGCTACAAGGTTGGATAATCGATATAGCCTTTAGCTCCGCCACCGTAAAACGTTGCCATCTCGGGTTCATTTAAAGGTGCATTTTTCTTAAAACGCTCAACCAGATCTGGGTTTGCGAGGAAGGCAACCCCATAGGCAATTAAATCAGCTTGATTAGACTCAAGCAATGCTTCGCCGCTATCGCAGGTAAGATTTCCGTTTATAATAAATGTCCCTTGAAATTTTGTTTTTAACGCAGGGCTAACGCGTGCTCCATCAGCACTAAATCGGTGGCCCTCCAGTGGTTCCATCGAGTGCAGATATAAAATCCCACGTCTTGAAAGCTCTGCTGCTACAAAGCAAAAGAGGTTCAGTGGGTCTGAGTCAGACATACCATTGAATGGATTTCTAGGTGAAATCCGCACTCCGACTCGGTCACTACCAATTGCATGATTTAAGCCTTCAACAACTTCGAGTAAAAAGCGAGTGCGATTTTCAATGCTACCGCCGTAAATATCTGTGCGTTGATTTGAACCATCACGCAGAAACTGATCTGGCAAGTAGCCGTTTGCGGCATGTATTTCGACTCCATCGAATCCGGCTTGCATTGCCATTTCTCCAGCACGGACATACTGATTAACGATTTCAGGAATTTCTTC is part of the bacterium genome and harbors:
- a CDS encoding penicillin-binding protein 2, with amino-acid sequence MPRKWTHNRAYKQAQYQQSRYRPTSFGYDSLGLSFDRVIRIRLVLVCIAVFCLALVARLYALQAYGSERWKLLALKQHQTTLEVMEPRASVADRNGQILAYSVPRVSLGIHPNLVQQPEKWSEALSLILDRPPSQIEAILKSQSRFAWLARSITKSQAEQVKQTKLPGLEFIQEYKREYPLGTLAGNLIGRIGADGQGLSGVELAFNHLLKADSYQLNLRRDARGQLVAPSRKQQTIFDATLAAASVDEVGNPRTMINQSEDLELTIDSSIQAIVEAEFVQGLSDTKAKRIFGTILDADSGEILALAQTPSYDPNQPLQDLSELRNAVIEDSFEPGSTLKPLVAALALDHAVATPNETIDCEQGRFRIGRHLIEDVHPLGIASFGDILVRSSNVGITKIGQRLGKEQLYHGIKSLGFGSLSGV
- the rsmH gene encoding 16S rRNA (cytosine(1402)-N(4))-methyltransferase RsmH, whose protein sequence is MEALSVVADPAVNQFTAHQPVLCQEVLSFLEDLPAGLIIDCTLGGGGHAAALLEAFPERHLLALDRDTLALVRAKKRLEKYQARITFEHAEFSQVAAVVSATSTLATESVAAIFADLGYSSDQMDTAERGFSFAKSGPLDMRLDQTQELSAEQVLNQYAERELTLVFLKGSVGSRSRTLARRIIDRRPLESTLEFAQICEEVLGRGYKPNAAKRKHPATVPFQAVRIEVNQEYDQIRALLEQSLQVLCDHGRLLVIDFHSTEDKLVTAKMREWEREQRGKVLTKKAITPSEQEIAANSRARSARLRVFQLTSSKQV
- the mraZ gene encoding division/cell wall cluster transcriptional repressor MraZ, encoding MVSSGSKIPSQQRNYSFRGTFTHALDDKGRISLPAAFRDTLDSRRQASLVVTNFISQGARCLEAYPVDVWEELEAKLLRKSRFDPKLKQLENFYFSRACECSVDGNGRIKIPTHLIQYAGITKQVVFASVLDGFRIWDERVFELVFREAEQALLENPELFANIDLERDLKR
- a CDS encoding thioredoxin fold domain-containing protein, giving the protein MIKLIIGLVTFGLATYFGYIPIPQFLNPGQDPTKVQGNPVSVSITKAAFNDIRYNLDFQLKDLAEKGSFTIVEFTSKSCGICQQLNPRLSKLVNRRRDVQVVKIDLPEGPQEGTSFTATSEAEMEQKKAEMYGKIEEINKVLDRFSVCGAPHITIFDPDAKVTSKDTCNGRSGYAFLDSWLAKEGI
- a CDS encoding alkene reductase, which gives rise to MKKLFTEYQLGKITLKNRMVMAPLTRGRANPDATPNSLMAEYYAQRASAGLIITEATAIDPMGYGWVNAPGIFSKNHLVGWKSVTQVVHNQGGKIFLQLWHMGRVSHPDFLGGKLPLAPSAIKVSFSTNTPLGKKEYVTPRALETEEIPEIVNQYVRAGEMAMQAGFDGVEIHAANGYLPDQFLRDGSNQRTDIYGGSIENRTRFLLEVVEGLNHAIGSDRVGVRISPRNPFNGMSDSDPLNLFCFVAAELSRRGILYLHSMEPLEGHRFSADGARVSPALKTKFQGTFIINGNLTCDSGEALLESNQADLIAYGVAFLANPDLVERFKKNAPLNEPEMATFYGGGAKGYIDYPTL